In Leclercia sp. LSNIH1, the genomic stretch AATCGTTAAAGGGAAAACTACTCAGCAAGATGTTATTAATGCATTCGGGGAACCACAAACGCGAGCTACCAATGACGGTCAGGAAATGTGGTCCTACTCCAGCATGTCAGGCGAGAGTCAGATCTCGAACTACATCCCCGGTCTGGCCCTGCTTAAAAACAGCAACACAGCTCACATGAACTCCCTTGAGATCTGGTTCAAGGGGAATGTTGTTGAGCGATATAATTTCAGTCAGACGGCGAGTAAGGTTTCTCGTGGGTTGCTGGATTGAATGATATAAAACTCCGGCCAAATCCTATCATCTACTCTTAAATACCAATAGTGTCAATGAACCTCACCAGCGTTGAGCTTCATTGACACTGTAGACGCACACCTTCTTCTATTATCCACCTATTTGTGATGCCTACATCCTGCTAAATGAGAAAGCTATAGTTAGATCAGTGCTTTCTCATTTTATATGATAGATACCCTATTTAACCAAGAGTTATTTCTTGCTCTGGATTATATCATTAACATGACTAATAGGAATATAACTAGCGATACTTCTCCATATTCTCTCTCCTTCGCAATTTATGGTCTATCACATTAAATTTAATTTTTTCAAAGTCGTCATAAGAGAAACCAAGATTTTTAAGTATGAAAAGCTCAATCAACAGCTCCAACTTTAACGTTAAGTAGAATAGATCTATACCATCTGGAATATTTGTATACTTGCTGTCATTGTAATGCGTATAATAATTTCTCGTATCCCTTAATAAAACATCTAACCCTTCACGAGATTCATTGTCGAGAAAATCCACATATGCTTCATCTAGAATAACATCCTCTATTCTTTGTATATAGGTTTTATCGTTATCTTTAGTTAATTTCCTATGCAAACATTCAATTACTTGAGAGTATGTTATAAACTTTAAAACCAAGTCCAATTTATTCATGCTAGGGAGAAAATATAATCTCAGCAAATGCTCTGCTTCACTCATGATTAAATTCCATTTACAAAAAACATTCTGGACATCATTAGTGTTGTAATGGAACAAGCAAAAGTTATTACCTTGAATCGTTTCGCTTGAAAATGAAGGTTTGTAATTAATTGTAAAAACTTCATCTTCATCATCAATTATTTTATATCCATACTGCCTTACTATATTTTTTGCACCAAATGATATAAAAGTAATGACTTTGTGTAATACATCTTGCACGTAATCGTAGTCCAATAATTTATTGGATGCGATAGCTATTTGAGAGGTTCTTTTCCCTGATTGAAAAGAATGTGTTGATGTAATAATAATATTAACATCATTATATTTTAATGATACTTTTTTTTGCATCAAATTATCATAGTTTTGAATTTCATGATAACAATTTTCAAAAAACCAATTATCACAGTCAATATTACAAGAGAACTCTTTTATCTTTAAACTTCCCACATCATCTAAATAACTAGTGCCAACTATAAGAATAGAACCAAACAAAATACATTTTTGTACTGGCTCACACCCAAAACTTATCCCACCCGTTGTTTTTATTTTATACATAGGGCTGGGGATTGAAATATAAGAATCACTAAACTTACAGTATATATTTTCTTCTATTACTTTATCATTATTACTAAATGGTTTGTCAGTATTAAGTTCAAATGAGCCATCCTCATATATTATTAACTTACCTGATATATTTTTCCCTTTCTCATCATTGATAAAGAAATCACCATTAATTTCATTAACTATTTTATTCATCGCAACCTTCATAATAATTAATTGTAAAAAATGTTATATCTAACTCTCATTTTATGATTCATTCTCACACAACGCAACCGCAATATTAATTCTATCGACAGTCTGAGATGATGGCCCATAAAGATCGCCCTCAATTTCATGTTTAAACTCACCGTTCCTGAAGATTACAGCATACTTCAGCTAAGGCTTCACGTAGGTCCTGCAGGCCAAGCGCGTTTATCAGCTTCGACGTATATGAAGCATTGGCTTATATCCTGCAGTACCCATCATCATCCAGAACACTAACGGGGCGTGTTGGGAGACAGGCTGTTGTAGATTTTGGTTTCTGGCATCAGCGATCTTATTGTCTCTTCGCTGACTTGGCTGAGTTCAGAGACTAACCTTCTATAAACATTAACCATTCGTTCCTTATCACAATCATCCGCTGATTCAGACAGGAAAAAATAATCGTAATCTTCAACATATATGTTATTACCGTTTTCAAGGGTAAGTTTTACACCTTGCTCGTGCTCTTCAATGTCTTTAACTATACAGGTCATAAATGGTATTTTTCCATTTTCATGAAAGAGCGTAATTATTTTAAAATTATTCATTTTTATTTTCCCTTTTTATAGTTTCGATACTACATTTGTTTTAGAATGATCAAACTTAACTCAAGCAATATTACATCCCCACATGAGATACTCGTGCACACCTTAATTTACTCGATCTCTGAATATCACCTTCGTGAACAAATCTTCGCCCTGAATATTATCCCAATCTAACGGTTCTTCTGGCGGTAGAAGCGTTTCTCCCTTGGTAGCAATAGCTCCATCCGCGCTTTTATCCATCATTTTCGCTTGGGATCTTTTAGCCTGTAATCTTGCGATTAACAAATCAATATCCTCTTGGTCATTAACATCTTCTATCACTGACTGAATCGACCTGCTTTTCACTTCAGCATTGCTATTTGTATCGCGCCTACCAAAATCATTTTCGCTTTGTTCTTCCATTGTTTCTTTCTTTTTTCTAATCTCTGAAACAAAGCGAGCACGATCACCATTGAACACAATAGCAGGATTTATAAAATACCAGTTTTTTTCATTCGTTTTAGCAATAATACGTTTCTCAATAAGTTCTTTTATACCTCTGTAAAAGATAGATTCAGACAAGACGAAGTGATCTATCTTTTCTGCAAGCGACATTGCTTTTTTACAGCTCAGGTAAAAGTGATCTTTACCTATCGCATCCTGATAGATACGGAGAAATATGAAAAACACCTTGTACGCTGTTTTCGTTAAATCAAAATATGCTTTTATCTGGGAAGTGTAGAGCTTAATGAATTCTTCTTTATCGACCTCTTGTGTATGTACTATATTGGCAAAATAAGATTTGCTGGTATCCTTCCTTTCAATAAGTTCTGTTCCTCTTGAAACAGTCAGGTTCTTCTTTCTTGTTTCAATCTTTATCTCTGTCTCAAAGCAAAAAGGATTTAAGCCTAAATCTAAATCAACTTCTATTTCATTCATCACGACATTACCTCTTATTTTTTTATTTATAATTAAATACCATGCACAAAATAGATATCAAGTTTTTTGCATATTTTTTTGCAAAAATATTTTAGAAATCGCAAGTATTCCAGTGACTATAATTTAAAGCACTGTCATTTTTAACCAATAAAATGACATAGAAACTGACTACAGAGTCAGGAAAGCTCACTGTACAGTCAGGAATACTGACCACAGAGTCAGGAACACTGACCGTACAGTCAGTCCCGTTTATTTGTTCAATCCCTTATACAGCAAGGGCTACAAGCCGATTTTGTCTCAATTTAATTTTGCAAGAAGTAAGAGATAATACTTAAGAGGATAAACAGAAACCGGGCGATTTTTATGATCGCCACATGGGGTTTCAACCTTAAAATGATTAACCATTTTCGGGTTGCATTTTTTATTGCAGAGCTTTCCTTTTTATTACATTAAAAATCCTTTTTTTGAAAATCATCACCATCTATGAGCTGACGCTCATGTGCTAAAGCACGGCTACGCCCTGACGCTGACATTAATCTATTTTTACTTTCATTAGGTAGTTTCCATACTGGCTAGGAAAATAAAAAAGGATCGTATTTAGATCGTTTCCTCATCCTGCTTTAAAAAAGATCCCATAGCCGTGTAAAGTGTTAACTCTGTAAAACGGGGTATTTACTCTTCACTGAATGAAAAATATGCACATAAGCAGCACTTCGTGATTGTCTTGAACAATCACATTGCTGGAACAGGGTTCATCCCTGTTAATGATGGATTTATCCATACAGAATTGCGGCGATAGCCGCTATGTAGTAAAAGAAAACAATAACATATCCCTAAAAACCAGCAGCGCTTAGTGATTGTCTTATACAATCACTTGCTGTCTATCATTAAAAGTAAAGATATGACAGATGATAAAACGGAACCATTTGACTGGCACACTCCAATCTTAAACCATTAAAATCATTATATTAAAATATTTCTACAGTGAAATTTTTCTGTACTGAAACCAAACATCTTTCTTTGAAAACTCTGTTATATTTAAAAACCATCGGAATCAGTGAACGTAATTTCGCAAAAATGTATTTTATTTCATTTTTTCACATTTATTTTTGACAATGACATGTTCTGCATTATATAAATATAAACAATAATAATAATAAAAGGAAAGACACATGAGCATTGATTACAATAAAATAATGGCATTAAGCAGTGAAGGAGTGGAAGATTACATATGCAGAAATAATTTTACTGATAAGCAAAAGCTAGAGATATACGGATTCCACAATAGAAACCGAAAAGATAAAGCAACAGCAAATGTAAACAAAGAACATAGCTCTGATATACAACAGAGAATAGTCTATGTTCACGCTTTTTTAGATAATCTGGAAACGCTCGGGTAGAACATGTCGGGTGCAGAATATACAATAATGATCCGTTTATGTAAGCTCATGCAGCATGGAAATTTGATCGCCAGCGTATCACAATCAGCTCTTGCAGAAGAGCTTGCCATGAGTAGATCTAACGTAAGTAAATGCTGGCAGAAACTTATAAATAAAAATATTCTGGTTCAAGAAGGAAAACATACAATGATAAATGCGAATCTATTTCTATAGGGCTAGTACAGGACGTTAAATCCCATAAGTTCAAAAATCACTGAGAACAGTCAGTTAAGGCATAAAAACGTATTTATCTCAGTTTGCGAAGATACTATATTTATTAGCAACGTTTAAAAAATAAATAATGAAGATGATAAATCATCTTTCTCTACTCCTGATGTTGCAACTCAGTATCAGCAAACAAGATGTTGGATGATTATTCCGAATAAGTCGATAAGGAAGAAGCATGCAATAGTTATTAAAATTTAAAAATAAAAGGGTTTATGAAAAGTAAAATAATAGTGCGTGAGAAAAATTATTTGGGTGGTGTTATAATATTCTTTCAGATGGATGGGGAGAAATATTATTATGAGCCTATATCTTCACATTATGTAAAAAACTCTATTAAAAAGGTTTCATGCATAGATATTGAAGATGAGTATAAACCCTACTTAGACAAACTAAATAGTGATATAGACTTAGAAAGAGATGGTGGCAGCATACTATATGCAGATAATGTTTTGGCATTTAAAAAAGAACCATCATACTCTCTATGTAAAAAAGTATTGAAAAACTCCGGGGTAAATATACAGTATTTAAATAACCCTACACATGAGTTGTGTAATATCGCGATTCAAAACAATGGATACAATCTTAAACATGTTATCCCTTTTATTAAAGAAGAAGACTTAAACGGTTTTTATAGAATTGCAGTGAAGAACAATGGAATGGCTCTTAGGCTAATCCCTAACCCTTCGTATGATTTACAGTTAATGGCGGTAAAAAACTGTGGCGCTGCCTTAAAATATGTTGATAACCCCACAAGGGAGATAGCTTTAGAGGCAGCAAGAAATCACACCGCTATTTTAGAATTCGAAAACAGGGATATAGTTGAAAAATACATAGATGATGATTTTATTCGTGAATCTGAAGATATTGAATTTCTTCCCCTTATGATGTTTAGAGAATCCATCAAATTCTTTAAAGAGTTAAAGGTTCATCTGGTGATATTAATGGAATATTTCAAAGCTAAATCATTATCATAAAAGGCTCATACTGAGCCTTCTTTAGCCCTTGCAAACATTCGTATTAGAGGCAAGCACTCAGCAGATCACTGGAAATAATTTACAGTCTAGATAATTTATTTATCTTTTATTATCATTATCAATTAAATTTTATTCTATTTTTACTTCTCATATCCTGAGAAACAGGTTCAGATAAAGACTGTTTTACATTTTTTAATTTATCTTTAAAACTTATAACCTTTTCATGCGTCTGAGTATAAAGTTTATTAAACACTTCAATGCCCAAAAACTCTCTTGCTGCATCTAATGTCCTGCTCATATGATTTTCTCTTTTAACGGCAAAATCAACTTGAGATGCCATTTCTTTAGTTAGCGTCTGAACTCTATTTATATAAGTATCTTTTGCTACTGGATCATTTATATCAGTTGGAAGCATTCCAACAGAAAAATGAGGTGCCTCTTTAAATGCTTCCGATCTGGAAACGACTACATCCCTTTCTTTAACATCACCTTCATTTTTTATTTTTTCACTAAATCCTTCTTTGTTAAACCACACCCCCAAAGAACTGGATACTCTCTCAGCATGTTTAACTCTCATTACAGCTCGATTATCAAACATAGCTGTATGAAGTTCTTCTGAAAGATTTCTGTTGCCTTGCTTGAGTATTTCTTCCTGCACTCTTTTCAATGCAGCATTATCAATGCCAGTATCAATATTGAATATTTTTTCATCAGCTTGTCTTTTAACTTGGTAAAATTGTTCGTTAACACTTATTATATCATCTAGGTTATCGACTTCTGCCTGTTCTTTCACTATCGCTACAGGTTCTGGTGTTGGTGCTATGTCTAAAGACTCACCAGCATATAGCTTATTGAAAACTTCAACACCTAAAAGCTGTTTAGCGGCCTCAATGGTATTGTTCATATGGCTTTCTCTACTAACCGCAAAACTAAGCTGATATTCCATATCTTTGGTTAATTGTTCTACCCTTTTTATATAAGCATCCTTTACATCTGGCTGATCTATATTATGTTGATACATACCAACAGAAAAGTAAGGTGCGTCTTTGAATGCTTCGGATTTAGATGCCACTACCTCTCTTTCTTTTACATCACCTTCTGATTTTATTTTATCGCTAAAAGCACCTGTATCAAACCATTCGTTCAATGAACTTGAAACTCGCTCCGCATGTTTGACTCTCATTACAGCGCTATTCTCAAACATTGCTTTATGCAACTCTTCTGCAAGACCTCTATTCCCCTGTTTTAAAACAGCTTGTTGAACCCTTCTTAAGGCTTCATTATCTATTCCTGTATCAGCATTGAATATTTTATTGTTTGCTTCAGCTTTTGCCTTATAAAATCTTTCATTTATTTCTGATATTTC encodes the following:
- a CDS encoding HEPN domain-containing protein gives rise to the protein MNKIVNEINGDFFINDEKGKNISGKLIIYEDGSFELNTDKPFSNNDKVIEENIYCKFSDSYISIPSPMYKIKTTGGISFGCEPVQKCILFGSILIVGTSYLDDVGSLKIKEFSCNIDCDNWFFENCYHEIQNYDNLMQKKVSLKYNDVNIIITSTHSFQSGKRTSQIAIASNKLLDYDYVQDVLHKVITFISFGAKNIVRQYGYKIIDDEDEVFTINYKPSFSSETIQGNNFCLFHYNTNDVQNVFCKWNLIMSEAEHLLRLYFLPSMNKLDLVLKFITYSQVIECLHRKLTKDNDKTYIQRIEDVILDEAYVDFLDNESREGLDVLLRDTRNYYTHYNDSKYTNIPDGIDLFYLTLKLELLIELFILKNLGFSYDDFEKIKFNVIDHKLRRRENMEKYR